In Mercurialis annua linkage group LG5, ddMerAnnu1.2, whole genome shotgun sequence, a single genomic region encodes these proteins:
- the LOC126680948 gene encoding dihydrodipicolinate reductase-like protein CRR1, chloroplastic, giving the protein MAALSCHFQLTVYNKRNNAKTKPFISCSIQPAQTNIKVVINGAAKQIGRAAVIAVTKARGMEIAGAVDNRFIGEDIGILCDMEEPLEIPVLNDITMVLGSISQSKETGVVIDFTEPSAVYDNVKQATAFGMKSIVYVPRIEADTVAALSALCDKASMGCLVAPTLSIGSILLQQAAISASFHFNNVEIVESRAHGSDLPSADANQIAKNLSNLGQIYNKGDMSTDVLARGQVLGEDGVRVHSLVLPGLPSSTTVYFSGPGEVYSIKHDITDVECLMPGLLLAIRKVIRLKNLVYGLEKFL; this is encoded by the exons ATGGCAGCCCTGAGTTGCCATTTTCAACTTACAGTTTACAACAAACGTAATAATGCAAAAACTAAGCCTTTTATCTCGTGTTCGATCCAACCTGCTCAAACCAATATTAAG GTAGTTATTAATGGAGCAGCAAAGCAAATAGGGAGGGCAGCAGTAATTGCAGTCACAAAAGCTAGAGGGATGGAAATTGCAGGCGCAGTGGATAACCGTTTCATTGGAGAAGATATCGGAATA CTTTGTGACATGGAAGAGCCATTGGAAATACCTGTTCTAAATGACATTACTATGGTGTTAGGTTCCATATCTCAG TCAAAAGAAACTGGAGTTGTTATTGATTTCACTGAACCTTCAGCGGTTTATGACAATGTGAAACAG GCAACAGCATTTGGCATGAAAAGCATAGTCTACGTACCTCGAATTGAAGCGGACACAGTTGCCGCATTATCTGCACTATGTGACAAGGCCAGCATG GGTTGTCTGGTTGCACCGACTCTATCCATAGGTTCAATACTCCTGCAACAGGCTGCCATTTCAGCTTCCTTCCACTTCAATAATGTAGAAATTGTGGAATCAAGGGCACATGGATCA GACCTTCCATCAGCGGATGCAAACCAAATTGCAAAGAATCTTTCCAACCTGGGTCAGATCTACAATAAAGGAGATATGTCGACTGATGTTCTG GCTAGGGGCCAAGTTCTAGGAGAAGATGGTGTTAGGGTTCATAGCTTGGTGTTACCAGGGCTGCCCTCCAGCACAACAGTTTACTTCTCTGGGCCAGGAGAG GTATACTCTATCAAACATGATATCACAGATGTAGAATGCCTCATGCCTGGCCTCCTCTTGGCTATTAGAAAGGTC
- the LOC126679930 gene encoding putative proline-rich receptor-like protein kinase PERK6, which produces MASAPPQNSPPSPTPPSTSSDTPPPSSSTPPPASPPPSSPPPSSPPPTSAPPPASTSPPPPSNDSPPPPVDNGSPPPPSDSNSSSPPPNNNNSNSPPPPPSSNNNNNNSPPPPPNNNNGDNNNRFSPPPPPPPPPPPRSRHSPPPPKSLTPRSRDTPSNNDGGSSNSGNNNIVPIAVGVGVGVAALLLLGFIAYLCTSKKKKKRLEYDYYADQNLGAKGGNYYNSPSPANNWQSPASQKNGNLPPPPGVYGAWSSSPQQPNPPSPQPPLPPGVMTSSDMSSNFSGPYGPPLPPPHPSVALGFNQSSFSYDELASATGNFTQANLLGQGGFGYVHKGVLPNGKEIAVKSLKAGSGQGDREFQAEVEIISRVHHRHLVSLVGYCIAGGQRLLVYEFLPNSTLEFHLYGKGRPTMDWPTRIKIALGSAKGLAYLHEDCHPRIIHRDIKAANILLDLDFEAKVADFGLAKLSTDNNTHVSTRVMGTFGYLAPEYASSGKLTDKSDVFSFGVMLLELITGRRPIDLNGDMDESLVDWARPVCAAAVESGNFSELADPRLEGNYDHAEMARMVASAGAAVRHSGRRRAKMSHIVRALEGDMSLDHLISEPVKPGQSTIISSTSGSSDYENTSYSADMKKFRKVVMDNSQEYASSEYGHTSEYGLNPSSSSSEDASKVGTVLPSRKHSP; this is translated from the exons ATGGCTTCCGCCCCGCCACAAAATTCTCCTCCTTCTCCAACGCCTCCTTCTACATCCTCCGACACGCCTCCTCCATCATCCTCAACACCTCCTCCCGCATCTCCTCCGCCATCATCACCCCCACCATCTTCACCTCCTCCAACGTCAGCACCTCCACCAGCATCAacatcaccaccaccaccaagTAATGACTCACCACCGCCACCAGTAGACAACGGCTCTCCCCCGCCACCAAGCGACTCAAATTCTTCATCACCGCcaccaaataataataattccaaTTCTCCACCCCCACCGCCTTcctctaataataataataacaattcaCCGCCTCCACCACCGAACAACAACAATGGTGACAACAATAATAGGTTTTCACCTCCCCCACCCCCGCCGCCGCCTCCTCCTCCACGATCACGTCACTCGCCGCCGCCGCCAAAATCATTGACACCTCGATCAAGAGATACGCCCTCAAATAATGATGGTGGATCATCAAATAGTGGAAATAATAATATTGTGCCGATTGCAGTTGGAGTTGGGGTTGGAGTGGCTGCATTGCTGCTTCTTGGTTTCATTGCATACCTATGTACaagcaaaaagaagaaaaagagattgGAGTATGATTATTATGCAGACCAAAACCTTGGTGCCAAAG GTGGTAACTATTACAATTCACCATCACCCGCAAACAATTGGCAATCGCCGGCGAGCCAAAAGAACGGTAACCTCCCGCCGCCACCCGGTGTCTACGGAGCATGGTCATCATCTCCACAGCAACCCAATCCTCCAAGTCCACAACCACCACTCCCTCCCGGCGTAATGACGAGCAGCGACATGAGCTCCAACTTCTCCGGGCCATACGGACCGCCATTGCCACCGCCTCACCCATCGGTGGCGCTCGGGTTCAACCAGAGTAGCTTCAGCTACGATGAGCTAGCCTCAGCAACAGGAAACTTTACACAAGCGAATTTATTAGGGCAAGGAGGGTTCGGTTACGTGCATAAGGGGGTATTGCCTAATGGAAAAGAAATTGCAGTGAAGAGTTTAAAAGCTGGAAGTGGACAAGGTGATAGAGAATTTCAAGCTGAGGTTGAGATTATTAGCCGTGTTCATCATCGGCATCTTGTTTCTCTTGTTGGATATTGTATTGCTGGAGGCCAACGGCTACTTGTTTATGAGTTTTTGCCTAATTCTACCCTTGAATTTCATCTTTATg gTAAGGGTCGCCCAACAATGGATTGGCCTACTAGGATTAAAATTGCCTTGGGATCAGCTAAAGGACTTGCTTACTTGCATGAAGACT GTCATCCTCGCATTATCCACCGAGACATAAAAGCTGCAAATATTTTACTTGATTTAGATTTTGAAGCTAAG GTCGCAGACTTTGGATTAGCTAAGCTGTCAACAGACAATAATACTCATGTATCAACTCGTGTTATGGGAACTTTTGG ATACTTGGCTCCTGAGTATGCATCAAGTGGGAAGCTAACTGATAAATCTGATGTGTTCTCATTTGGTGTAATGTTATTAGAACTAATTACAGGTCGCCGCCCCATTGATCTCAATGGGGACATGGATGAGAGCTTAGTTGATTGg GCTAGACCCGTATGTGCCGCTGCTGTAGAGAGTGGAAACTTTTCAGAATTGGCAGATCCACGTTTGGAGGGGAACTATGACCATGCTGAAATGGCTCGCATGGTCGCGTCTGCTGGTGCTGCCGTTAGGCATTCAGGAAGGAGACGGGCCAAAATGAGCCAT ATTGTTCGAGCATTAGAAGGCGACATGTCGTTGGATCATCTAATTAGCGAGCCGGTAAAGCCCGGACAAAGTACAATAATCAGCTCAACTTCAGGCAGTTCTGACTATGAAAACACATCTTACAGTGCAGACATGAAGAAATTCAGGAAGGTGGTAATGGACAACAGCCAAGAATATGCAAGTAGTGAATATGGTCATACAAGTGAGTATGGGCTTAACCCTTCCTCTTCAAGCAGTGAAGATGCAAGCAAAGTTGGCACTGTCTTGCCTAGCAGAAAGCACAGTCCTTAA
- the LOC126679765 gene encoding ras-related protein Rab7 — protein sequence MPSRRRTLLKVIILGDSGVGKTSLMNQYVNKKFSNQYKATIGADFLTKEVQFEDRLFTLQIWDTAGQERFQSLGVAFYRGADCCVLVYDVNSMKSFDNLNNWREEFLIQASPSDPENFPFVVLGNKVDVDGGNSRVVSEKKARAWCASKGNIPYFETSAKEGINVEEAFQCIAKNALKSGEEEEIYLPDTIDVGSSSQARSTGCEC from the exons ATGCCTTCCCGTCGTAGAACTCTCTTGAAGGTCATTATCCTCGGTGACAGCGG gGTGGGAAAGACCTCGTTGATGAATCA ATATGTAAATAAGAAGTTTAGCAACCAATACAAGGCAACAATTGGAGCTGATTTCTTGACCAAGGAAGTGCAGTTTGAAGATAGGCTCTTCACTTTACAG ATCTGGGATACAGCAGGGCAGGAAAGATTTCAGAGTCTCGGTGTTGCTTTCTATCGGGGCGCTGATTGCTGTGTTCTTGTATATGATGTTAATTCAATGAAGTCATTTGATAACCTTAACAATTGGAGAGAAGAATTTCTTATTCAG GCAAGTCCTTCAGATCCAGAGAATTTCCCATTTGTTGTTCTTGGGAATAAGGTTGATGTGGATGGTGGAAATAGTAGAGTG GTGTCGGAAAAAAAGGCTAGAGCTTGGTGTGCATCAAAAGGGAATATTCCATACTTTGAAACCTCTGCCAAAGAAGGCATTAATGTGGAAGAAGCTTTCCAATGCATAGCAAAGAATGCCCTGAAGAGTGGGGAAGAGGAAGAAAT ATATTTGCCTGACACCATTGATGTTGGAAGCAGCAGTCAGGCTAGGTCAACTGGATGTGAGTGCTAA
- the LOC126679763 gene encoding SWI/SNF complex subunit SWI3D isoform X1: MEDKPPAGATESPASAEPSSSSRRRAGGQKRKANALSSSSNSSSTPSKRLTREKAAISQISIHNSGGPLTRARQSPSNFGALPGGGSAGGGGIKVEEKVAVALTATEVAAALLEEEEASKIEELKGGIESEFEVIRSRDSNAHVVPSHCGWFSWTKVHPLEERILPSFFNGKSQIRTPDTYMEIRNWIVRKFHSNPNVQIELKDLSELEVADMDSKQEVLEFLDYWGLINFHPFPLTDSSPSADSDGVSVKDSLLEKLFRFKTIQPCRPVVPKPNNVTTPALPSGLFPESSVAEELVRPEGPSVEYHCNSCSADCSRKRYHCQTQADYDLCADCFNNGKFGSDMASSDFILMEPAEAPGVSGGKWTDQETLLLLEALELFKENWNEIAEHVATKTKAQCILHFVQMPIEDVFFDCDDDVDENSKEITDPLAAIDETSAPKDGIEASEDKIDGKEDQPQTSLMEGANETKDGQETAKPDNASEAIVGEGTSNTKDTSGVKDAPLIVEDVALKALTEAFESVGYLSTPENRLSFAEVGNPVMALAAFLGRLAGREIAIASAQSSLKSLSTDSPSLQLAARHCFLLEDPPDDQKGSAGIDSSAIEMANQDAPKNNQEDQSQRGNETTLNDPSNKNIEDSTAEEKQPPGSSNKESCEKVNTANDAVKVSHEEVEPGKLKESNELELEKEPKSSILKNSNKMSSKSECPTSPVKETEASLVTPQSQHPENSKDVDMVSDLKPSGKNEPSQPVASLSVEESPQAAKGPKDEDMVLDSLPPENKEPQQKVKSNSLGDHSLPTEAPMDVDMMSSLPSETKEPQQPVAPNSMAENGATTAKVQKDNNTEKPDCKRIKDDHGVDKIKRAAVSTLSAAAVKAKLLAGQEEDLIRQLAASLVEKQLHKLEMKLAFFNEMDHIILRVREQLDRSRQRLYHERAQIIATRLGIPPSTSRPMPPTLPANRIAMNIANSNSRPPMNINTLRPPISRPMGALGPTPSNPFVSTTAGNSIRPSSQDNPYSVVTK; this comes from the exons ATGGAGGACAAACCACCGGCGGGAGCCACGGAGTCGCCGGCATCAGCTGAGCCGTCTTCGTCCTCACGGCGGCGAGCCGGTGGACAAAAGAGGAAAGCAAACGCGCTTTCGTCATCATCAAACTCGTCATCGACGCCGTCTAAACGGTTAACTAGAGAGAAAGCGGCGATCTCTCAAATTTCGATCCATAACAGCGGTGGTCCATTGACGAGAGCTAGGCAGAGCCCTAGCAATTTTGGAGCTTTACCTGGCGGTGGTTCTGCTGGCGGCGGTGGAATTAAGGTGGAGGAGAAGGTGGCAGTGGCGCTTACGGCGACGGAGGTGGCGGCAGCGCTGTTGGAGGAGGAGGAAGCTAGTAAAATTGAGGAGTTGAAGGGAGGGATAGAATCGGAATTTGAGGTTATTAGATCTCGTGATTCTAATGCTCATGTTGTGCCTTCTCATTGTG GCTGGTTTTCATGGACAAAAGTTCACCCCCTTGAAGAGCGCATTCTTCCTTCATTCTTTAATGGAAAGTCTCAGATTCGTACACCTGATACCTACATGGAGATACGCAATTGGATTGTGAGAAAATTTcattcaaatccaaatgtacAGATTGAATTGAAAGACCTGTCAGAGCTCGAGGTTGCTGACATGGATTCAAAGCAAGAGGTGCTAGAATTCTTGGACTATTGGGGATTGATAAATTTCCACCCATTCCCACTAACTGATTCTTCTCCCTCTGCTGATAGTGATGGAGTATCGGTGAAGGATTCCTTGCTTGAAAAGTTGTTTCGCTTTAAAACCATTCAACCATGTAGACCTGTTGTTCCTAAGCCCAATAATGTTACTACTCCGGCTTTACCATCTGGTTTGTTTCCTGAATCTTCAGTTGCAGAAGAGTTGGTCAGGCCTGAGGGACCATCTGTTGAGTACCACTGCAATTCTTGTTCGGCTGATTGCTCTCGTAAACGCTACCATTGTCAGACGCAG GCAGATTATGACTTATGTGCTGATTGCTTTAACAATGGAAAATTTGGCTCAGACATGGCATCATCTGATTTTATTCTCATGGAACCCGCTGAGGCTCCTGGCGTAAGTGGTGGGAAGTGGACTGATCAGGAGACCTTACTTCTCCTTGAAGCATTggaactttttaaagaaaactgGAACGAGATTGCAGAGCATGTTGCAACGAAAACCAAAGCTCAATGCATATTGCACTTTGTTCAAATGCCAATTGAGGATGTCTTTTTTGACTGTGACGATGATGTAGATGAGAATTCCAAAGAAATTACAGATCCACTTGCAGCCATTGATGAAACATCTGCTCCTAAAGATGGGATTGAAGCAAGTGAGGATAAAATAGATGGTAAGGAGGATCAACCTCAGACTTCCTTAATGGAAGGTGCAAATGAAACAAAAGATGGTCAGGAAACTGCAAAACCTGACAATGCCAGTGAAGCCATAGTTGGCGAGGGAACTTCAAATACAAAAGATACTAGTGGAGTGAAGGATGCTCCCCTTATAGTTGAAGATGTTGCACTTAAAGCTCTTACAGAAGCATTTGAAAGTGTTGGTTACCTCTCCACACCTGAAAACCGACTTTCGTTTGCTGAGGTTGGAAATCCTGTCATGGCTCTG GCAGCATTTCTGGGAAGATTAGCAGGAAGGGAAATTGCTATAGCATCAGCCCAAAGCTCTTTGAAATCCTTAAGCACTGATTCCCCTAGCCTGCAGCTGGCAGCAAGGCACTGCTTTCTTTTGGAAGATCCACCAGATGACCAAAAGGGATCAGCTGGTATTGACAG CAGTGCTATTGAAATGGCTAATCAAGATGCTCCAAAAAACAACCAGGAGGACCAAAGCCAGAGAGGAAATGAGACTACATTAAATGATCCCAGTAACAAGAACATTGAAGATTCCACTGCAGAGGAGAAGCAGCCTCCAGGTTCTTCAAATAAAGAATCCTGTGAGAAAGTAAATACTGCAAATGATGCAGTTAAAGTTTCTCATGAGGAAGTTGAACCTGGTAAACTGAAGGAATCTAATGAACTGGAGCTGGAAAAGGAACCCAAATCGAGTATTTTAAAAAACTCAAATAAGATGTCTTCCAAGTCTGAATGTCCAACAAGTCCCGTGAAGGAGACAGAAGCATCCTTAGTGACGCCGCAATCTCAGCATCCAGAAAACTCTAAGGATGTGGATATGGTATCAGATCTGAAACCTTCTGGCAAGAATGAGCCTTCTCAACCAGTTGCATCATTGTCAGTTGAAGAGTCCCCTCAAGCTGCTAAGGGGCCAAAGGATGAAGACATGGTGTTAGATTCTCTCCCTCCAGAGAACAAGGAGCCACAGCAAAAAGTAAAATCCAATTCATTGGGAGATCACTCTCTCCCTACAGAGGCACCCATGGATGTAGACATGATGTCTTCACTGCCTTCAGAAACAAAAGAGCCTCAGCAGCCAGTTGCACCTAACTCAATGGCTGAAAATGGAGCAACTACAG CTAAGGTCCAAAAGGACAATAACACAGAGAAGCCTGATTGTAAGAGGATTAAAGATGACCATGGCGTGGATAAGATAAAGAGAGCTGCCGTTTCTACACTCTCAGCAGCAGCAGTGAAAGCAAAACTTCTTGCTGGCCAGGAGGAAGACCTAATTCGACAACTTGCTGCATCATTGGTCGAAAAGCAG TTGCATAAGCTGGAAATGAAGTTGGCTTTCTTTAATGAAATGGATCATATAATTCTAAGGGTCAGGGAGCAACTTGACAGGTCAAGGCAGAGGCTGTACCATGAGAGAGCGCAGATAATTGCAACCCGACTTGGAATTCCACCTTCCACGTCTCGACCAATGCCACCAACTTTACCCGCCAATAGAATTGCAATGAATATTGCAAACTCAAATTCCAGACCCCCTATGAACATAAATACCCTGAGGCCACCAATTTCAAGACCAATGGGGGCATTAGGTCCTACCCCTTCTAACCCATTTGTATCAACAACAGCAGGAAATTCAATTCGGCCTTCTAGCCAGGACAATCCTTATTCAGTTGTGACTAAGTAG
- the LOC126679763 gene encoding SWI/SNF complex subunit SWI3D isoform X2: MEDKPPAGATESPASAEPSSSSRRRAGGQKRKANALSSSSNSSSTPSKRLTREKAAISQISIHNSGGPLTRARQSPSNFGALPGGGSAGGGGIKVEEKVAVALTATEVAAALLEEEEASKIEELKGGIESEFEVIRSRDSNAHVVPSHCGWFSWTKVHPLEERILPSFFNGKSQIRTPDTYMEIRNWIVRKFHSNPNVQIELKDLSELEVADMDSKQEVLEFLDYWGLINFHPFPLTDSSPSADSDGVSVKDSLLEKLFRFKTIQPCRPVVPKPNNVTTPALPSGLFPESSVAEELVRPEGPSVEYHCNSCSADCSRKRYHCQTQADYDLCADCFNNGKFGSDMASSDFILMEPAEAPGVSGGKWTDQETLLLLEALELFKENWNEIAEHVATKTKAQCILHFVQMPIEDVFFDCDDDVDENSKEITDPLAAIDETSAPKDGIEASEDKIDGKEDQPQTSLMEGANETKDGQETAKPDNASEAIVGEGTSNTKDTSGVKDAPLIVEDVALKALTEAFESVGYLSTPENRLSFAEVGNPVMALAAFLGRLAGREIAIASAQSSLKSLSTDSPSLQLAARHCFLLEDPPDDQKGSAGIDSAIEMANQDAPKNNQEDQSQRGNETTLNDPSNKNIEDSTAEEKQPPGSSNKESCEKVNTANDAVKVSHEEVEPGKLKESNELELEKEPKSSILKNSNKMSSKSECPTSPVKETEASLVTPQSQHPENSKDVDMVSDLKPSGKNEPSQPVASLSVEESPQAAKGPKDEDMVLDSLPPENKEPQQKVKSNSLGDHSLPTEAPMDVDMMSSLPSETKEPQQPVAPNSMAENGATTAKVQKDNNTEKPDCKRIKDDHGVDKIKRAAVSTLSAAAVKAKLLAGQEEDLIRQLAASLVEKQLHKLEMKLAFFNEMDHIILRVREQLDRSRQRLYHERAQIIATRLGIPPSTSRPMPPTLPANRIAMNIANSNSRPPMNINTLRPPISRPMGALGPTPSNPFVSTTAGNSIRPSSQDNPYSVVTK; this comes from the exons ATGGAGGACAAACCACCGGCGGGAGCCACGGAGTCGCCGGCATCAGCTGAGCCGTCTTCGTCCTCACGGCGGCGAGCCGGTGGACAAAAGAGGAAAGCAAACGCGCTTTCGTCATCATCAAACTCGTCATCGACGCCGTCTAAACGGTTAACTAGAGAGAAAGCGGCGATCTCTCAAATTTCGATCCATAACAGCGGTGGTCCATTGACGAGAGCTAGGCAGAGCCCTAGCAATTTTGGAGCTTTACCTGGCGGTGGTTCTGCTGGCGGCGGTGGAATTAAGGTGGAGGAGAAGGTGGCAGTGGCGCTTACGGCGACGGAGGTGGCGGCAGCGCTGTTGGAGGAGGAGGAAGCTAGTAAAATTGAGGAGTTGAAGGGAGGGATAGAATCGGAATTTGAGGTTATTAGATCTCGTGATTCTAATGCTCATGTTGTGCCTTCTCATTGTG GCTGGTTTTCATGGACAAAAGTTCACCCCCTTGAAGAGCGCATTCTTCCTTCATTCTTTAATGGAAAGTCTCAGATTCGTACACCTGATACCTACATGGAGATACGCAATTGGATTGTGAGAAAATTTcattcaaatccaaatgtacAGATTGAATTGAAAGACCTGTCAGAGCTCGAGGTTGCTGACATGGATTCAAAGCAAGAGGTGCTAGAATTCTTGGACTATTGGGGATTGATAAATTTCCACCCATTCCCACTAACTGATTCTTCTCCCTCTGCTGATAGTGATGGAGTATCGGTGAAGGATTCCTTGCTTGAAAAGTTGTTTCGCTTTAAAACCATTCAACCATGTAGACCTGTTGTTCCTAAGCCCAATAATGTTACTACTCCGGCTTTACCATCTGGTTTGTTTCCTGAATCTTCAGTTGCAGAAGAGTTGGTCAGGCCTGAGGGACCATCTGTTGAGTACCACTGCAATTCTTGTTCGGCTGATTGCTCTCGTAAACGCTACCATTGTCAGACGCAG GCAGATTATGACTTATGTGCTGATTGCTTTAACAATGGAAAATTTGGCTCAGACATGGCATCATCTGATTTTATTCTCATGGAACCCGCTGAGGCTCCTGGCGTAAGTGGTGGGAAGTGGACTGATCAGGAGACCTTACTTCTCCTTGAAGCATTggaactttttaaagaaaactgGAACGAGATTGCAGAGCATGTTGCAACGAAAACCAAAGCTCAATGCATATTGCACTTTGTTCAAATGCCAATTGAGGATGTCTTTTTTGACTGTGACGATGATGTAGATGAGAATTCCAAAGAAATTACAGATCCACTTGCAGCCATTGATGAAACATCTGCTCCTAAAGATGGGATTGAAGCAAGTGAGGATAAAATAGATGGTAAGGAGGATCAACCTCAGACTTCCTTAATGGAAGGTGCAAATGAAACAAAAGATGGTCAGGAAACTGCAAAACCTGACAATGCCAGTGAAGCCATAGTTGGCGAGGGAACTTCAAATACAAAAGATACTAGTGGAGTGAAGGATGCTCCCCTTATAGTTGAAGATGTTGCACTTAAAGCTCTTACAGAAGCATTTGAAAGTGTTGGTTACCTCTCCACACCTGAAAACCGACTTTCGTTTGCTGAGGTTGGAAATCCTGTCATGGCTCTG GCAGCATTTCTGGGAAGATTAGCAGGAAGGGAAATTGCTATAGCATCAGCCCAAAGCTCTTTGAAATCCTTAAGCACTGATTCCCCTAGCCTGCAGCTGGCAGCAAGGCACTGCTTTCTTTTGGAAGATCCACCAGATGACCAAAAGGGATCAGCTGGTATTGACAG TGCTATTGAAATGGCTAATCAAGATGCTCCAAAAAACAACCAGGAGGACCAAAGCCAGAGAGGAAATGAGACTACATTAAATGATCCCAGTAACAAGAACATTGAAGATTCCACTGCAGAGGAGAAGCAGCCTCCAGGTTCTTCAAATAAAGAATCCTGTGAGAAAGTAAATACTGCAAATGATGCAGTTAAAGTTTCTCATGAGGAAGTTGAACCTGGTAAACTGAAGGAATCTAATGAACTGGAGCTGGAAAAGGAACCCAAATCGAGTATTTTAAAAAACTCAAATAAGATGTCTTCCAAGTCTGAATGTCCAACAAGTCCCGTGAAGGAGACAGAAGCATCCTTAGTGACGCCGCAATCTCAGCATCCAGAAAACTCTAAGGATGTGGATATGGTATCAGATCTGAAACCTTCTGGCAAGAATGAGCCTTCTCAACCAGTTGCATCATTGTCAGTTGAAGAGTCCCCTCAAGCTGCTAAGGGGCCAAAGGATGAAGACATGGTGTTAGATTCTCTCCCTCCAGAGAACAAGGAGCCACAGCAAAAAGTAAAATCCAATTCATTGGGAGATCACTCTCTCCCTACAGAGGCACCCATGGATGTAGACATGATGTCTTCACTGCCTTCAGAAACAAAAGAGCCTCAGCAGCCAGTTGCACCTAACTCAATGGCTGAAAATGGAGCAACTACAG CTAAGGTCCAAAAGGACAATAACACAGAGAAGCCTGATTGTAAGAGGATTAAAGATGACCATGGCGTGGATAAGATAAAGAGAGCTGCCGTTTCTACACTCTCAGCAGCAGCAGTGAAAGCAAAACTTCTTGCTGGCCAGGAGGAAGACCTAATTCGACAACTTGCTGCATCATTGGTCGAAAAGCAG TTGCATAAGCTGGAAATGAAGTTGGCTTTCTTTAATGAAATGGATCATATAATTCTAAGGGTCAGGGAGCAACTTGACAGGTCAAGGCAGAGGCTGTACCATGAGAGAGCGCAGATAATTGCAACCCGACTTGGAATTCCACCTTCCACGTCTCGACCAATGCCACCAACTTTACCCGCCAATAGAATTGCAATGAATATTGCAAACTCAAATTCCAGACCCCCTATGAACATAAATACCCTGAGGCCACCAATTTCAAGACCAATGGGGGCATTAGGTCCTACCCCTTCTAACCCATTTGTATCAACAACAGCAGGAAATTCAATTCGGCCTTCTAGCCAGGACAATCCTTATTCAGTTGTGACTAAGTAG